A region of Argentina anserina chromosome 5, drPotAnse1.1, whole genome shotgun sequence DNA encodes the following proteins:
- the LOC126795993 gene encoding flavonoid 3',5'-methyltransferase-like isoform X2 produces MAAHREEFLEKTILKSPGLLKYILETSCYPRENELLKQLREATVEKYPFRSIMNVPVDEGLLLSVLLKIMNAKKTLELGVFTGYSLLTTALALPADGKITAIDPDKEAYEVGLPFIQKAGVEHKIDFFHSDAFSVLNDLINNGKEEGSFDFAFVDADKKNYINYHELLVKLVKVGGIIAYDNTLWFGLVAEPEEMVKEPLRPGRNHLIELNNILAGDSRVELAFVSIGDGLSLCRRLC; encoded by the exons ATGGCTGCTCACCGGGAAGAATTCTTAGAAAAGACCATACTCAAAAGCCCAGGCCTTCTGAAG TACATCCTGGAGACAAGCTGTTATCCAAGAGAAAACGAACTATTAAAGCAACTCAGGGAAGCCACAGTCGAGAAATACCCGTTCAG gAGTATTATGAATGTGCCAGTTGATGAAGGGTTGCTTCTCTCCGTGCTTCTAAAGATTATGAATGCAAAGAAGACATTGGAGTTGGGAGTATTCACGGGATATTCTCTACTGACCACTGCTCTTGCCCTACCTGCGGATGGCAAA ATAACTGCAATCGATCCAGATAAAGAAGCCTATGAAGTTGGATTGCCGTTCATTCAAAAGGCCGGAGTGGAGCATAAGATTGACTTCTTTCACTCAGATGCCTTCTCAGTCCTAAACGATCTCATCAACAAT GGCAAGGAAGAAGGGAGCTTCGATTTTGCATTTGTGGATGCGGACAAGAAAAACTACATCAACTATCACGAGCTGCTAGTGAAGCTGGTTAAAGTTGGTGGGATAATAGCTTACGATAACACACtgtggtttggtttggttgcGGAACCGGAGGAGATGGTGAAGGAACCTTTAAGGCCAGGAAGAAATCATCTGATTGAGCTCAACAACATTCTGGCAGGCGATTCTCGTGTTGAACTAGCTTTCGTTTCTATTGGGGATGGCCTTAGCTTATGCAGGCGCCTCTGCTGA
- the LOC126795993 gene encoding flavonoid 3',5'-methyltransferase-like isoform X1: MAAHREEFLEKTILKSPGLLKYILETSCYPRENELLKQLREATVEKYPFRSIMNVPVDEGLLLSVLLKIMNAKKTLELGVFTGYSLLTTALALPADGKITAIDPDKEAYEVGLPFIQKAGVEHKIDFFHSDAFSVLNDLINNQGKEEGSFDFAFVDADKKNYINYHELLVKLVKVGGIIAYDNTLWFGLVAEPEEMVKEPLRPGRNHLIELNNILAGDSRVELAFVSIGDGLSLCRRLC; the protein is encoded by the exons ATGGCTGCTCACCGGGAAGAATTCTTAGAAAAGACCATACTCAAAAGCCCAGGCCTTCTGAAG TACATCCTGGAGACAAGCTGTTATCCAAGAGAAAACGAACTATTAAAGCAACTCAGGGAAGCCACAGTCGAGAAATACCCGTTCAG gAGTATTATGAATGTGCCAGTTGATGAAGGGTTGCTTCTCTCCGTGCTTCTAAAGATTATGAATGCAAAGAAGACATTGGAGTTGGGAGTATTCACGGGATATTCTCTACTGACCACTGCTCTTGCCCTACCTGCGGATGGCAAA ATAACTGCAATCGATCCAGATAAAGAAGCCTATGAAGTTGGATTGCCGTTCATTCAAAAGGCCGGAGTGGAGCATAAGATTGACTTCTTTCACTCAGATGCCTTCTCAGTCCTAAACGATCTCATCAACAAT CAGGGCAAGGAAGAAGGGAGCTTCGATTTTGCATTTGTGGATGCGGACAAGAAAAACTACATCAACTATCACGAGCTGCTAGTGAAGCTGGTTAAAGTTGGTGGGATAATAGCTTACGATAACACACtgtggtttggtttggttgcGGAACCGGAGGAGATGGTGAAGGAACCTTTAAGGCCAGGAAGAAATCATCTGATTGAGCTCAACAACATTCTGGCAGGCGATTCTCGTGTTGAACTAGCTTTCGTTTCTATTGGGGATGGCCTTAGCTTATGCAGGCGCCTCTGCTGA